aaaattcaaaatataacatataaaaaaatataaatgttttttattatatatttaatgtgatttttaatatcttttaataatataaaaattttaaaaagaactaagatataaaaattgttatcaaatatttattattcataataattaattttcacatatatattaatcatattaggtaatttcgtagcttttatttaaggaaagtgcaaaacattttttggtacgttatttatcaattcgatagttagtttaataaaaagtgtaatataagttaagatggaccaacctatttttctaagaatagtatattttatatagttatttattaaataagaatttataatcatacggttctatgatcattcatatcattttataacaaaatatttaaatcatcgataacaaaattttcaatctgaaatctttaataagtttataatttataaatgttcttgaaaattcattgaaacttttaatattaaaatatttatgtaatcctatggtatatagtgtttaatctatatatatatatatatatttattttattattaaatgatattttttactcatatggttttaaaatcatgtgtatcttcttataataaaaatgttaaaccattgatcattaatttttaacataataattttaatagttttagtcatttattgtcgtttttaaaaattcaaaatataacatatacgaaaaaatctaaattttacttttatagctaatttgattgtttaatttattttaataatataaaattaaacaaaaaatgatggaggagatataaattgttatcaaatctttattattaaaatcattaattgtcatatatatattagtcatttatggtaattccgtaggtttgatttaaggaaaaaaaaaacatatcatatcattatatcatatagtttgaccaacttatgtatctaacaacatataaaaatcgaatgtggacctacttatttttcaattgaatgtaattgactacctaattgagtgccacctatgcattggggtctattttaattaatacaaaattaaggttacatcttttcaaatgttcctcaattaatgtATAGGGGATTAGCgtaacatttattatattaatttgttagttctaaaaatagagaaatgCTGTGCATTtcaatatgtattttatatctaatatattaagATACACGTATTTTTCTTGAAACTTTGGTTTTGTGAGATTGTGTAAGCGTTTAAGTTaagagtttatttattttatgtaaatttgcCTTTAAGCAAATCCAATTTGAAAGATTCGGACATGGAAAAAGGATAAGTCAACGGCAACACCAAGATTTGTTGGTCCACGGAAAAGGATCTTTTTAGTATTAGTTTGTTAATGTACAAAAAAATACAGATGACTCGACTGAAATGATTTACCATAGTGGTCAAGAACAAATGTCAAAACTAATACTCTaggcccaaaaaaaaaaaaaaaaaaaaaaaactctaggcCCTAAGATTTCAGTGTTTGATGGATACGTTTCTCTGTATTTccttcatttttatttgtttctacttcttgttcattttcattttttgaccatacaacaaaatttcaaatgTCTTATTGCAGTAAGAATGTATCTACAGTTGTATACCCTCTTGGCCTCTTCATTCGATGGACTAGGCGACTAGCTGTATGCTTTCTAACATGAGAAATCTAGTGTGTAGACAAGTAGACCGCAGTGCATTGCCTCCGATAAATGAGTGAGTCATCTTGTCTTTTGAGATAAAACCGCGACATAAAATTGTCTCGGTGTTGAAAGCCTTCAAGCAGAAAAAAATTGTCTCGGTGAGTTTGAGATGGATGCTTCTGCTCAGCCatcttattttgtatttacatgtttctggATGTTCGTTTTAATTAgtctacaaaaacaaaactcaagCCCAAGATTACCTACAATTACAAAGTTGTTTTGTTATATATCTTCCTATTGTAACCAATGCTCACCATGTTATAGTTTCATAATTGAgactatatgtatatatatacatttgcTATCCAAATTCATTTCAGTTTTGCagttgaaagttttttttttatatttgaaggcTATAAAGAAGATTATGTTGGGACTGTTTTACCATGTCCACTTTGCGTCAAAATAGTAGAAAATTGGAATCCCCTACACATCAAAGAGAATGAGCCTGCCTAtctatcccctatatattatttgagaaacattacaacttttttttatagccacatgtcatcactaggatgattcttaaaataattagaaaaatatgttggtccatctaattatataataagctttttattaaactaacaataaattcatcattaatgtactttattatttctttaaataaaatttacggaattgcctaatgtggctaaagtatatatgacaattaatgattttgaataataaagatttgataaaaaaagtgtatcttctatcatatttgtttaattttaaactattaaataaattaaacaaccacaataaccatataataaaattttagatttttatgtatatgttatattttgaatttttacaaacggctataaattactaagaCTGTTaagagtctcacattcaaattttatgatccatggtttaaaaattttgttatgacaaaatacaaatgattacaaaaattatataagtaaaaagtctaatttaattaattattaagattaatatatatatcattttaaattaaactatatataaaccatataaatacaatatgttagtttcaaaatttactttgaacaatttttttgataaaagttttgaacgatcattgacaactttttttttaattataaattactaaaactattaatcccacaatgaaaattttgttatcggtaatttaaatttttttctataaaatatataaatgatcgaaaaaactatatgagtaaaaatcatcatttaatagatattaatattaaaaatatactaaaatatattatctatgttagtatcatttaaatttaattacatatcctatcaaatataaaaaaaatattttttggattaataaaattaatttatatgtttgcatcaatttaattatatatttaatagttactaaactttaattatttaatatatattaattgtttcataatatgtaaaaatatttaatacataagataatttatatatataatgttgatcccgcgcaaggcacagatcttaacctagtgaATTATATAACCCCTAGCTTCAATCCAACTATTATGCATTTTCGAAAACGTTACTCACAAGATGTAAGTTACCTTATAAATAACCATAcgtattaaataaagttagcattaatttatttttttattaagtatCAAGTAAGATTCGGAAAATAGTTTTGACTAAAATGATATGGGTAGTCagcaaataacataaaaatctcCTCCCAAAAATTGACTGACATGTTCCGTTAAGGTATGTTCATGATTTTGCATCCCAAGTTATCGGATACATACGATATTActgtttccttttgttttgactcagtttttttttctggaaaagaaaaaagactAAAATATTATCGCTTAACATTAATGAAAATGATAATAACTCGTAgaatacttaaaataaaaagataaattctccatttattaataaaaagataaattatgtaaaataaaaagataaattctccatttattaataaaaaaattccacAAACCAGCATTGGAATCTttgagattttatatataagaagaaataaactagattttacttatatattaaaaagtaaaaaaaaaagctaaattaatttgattttaatatttttaaaaacaaagataTATAAGGCGAGAAGAGGAACTGTATAAGCGTTACATCAGCGTGGTTTTGCTACCTATCGTGAATGGAACCGACGACGTCAATACTGTTGGAGCCGAAGGCGGTGGCTCACGTAGATGACCATAGCCACAACATAGTGAATGTGGATAAAGAGGAGGATGAACATAGCGATTCCGGTTCACTGATAACCGGCGTCGTTTCGGTCGGTGATGCTAGTGACGACGATGATGGTGATTTTGCGGTGGAGACGACGAAGTTGGAGCTGCCTGAGGAATACGCAGAAAGCGTTATGGTTCTAACGTGCGATTCCACAGCTGAAGGCGGATCCTGCCATGTGTACTTGATTGGCACGGCTCATGTCTCTGAGGTATTTTCTGTTAAAGATTGAAACTTGAGGGACTGATTTTGTTATTTCTTGAAATGTTGGggttttggtaaaaaaaaaaaggctaacCCTTTTGATGGGAATGTAGTATATTAGCATTCATATGCAATGGTTTAGCTGTTTTGATCTTGTGATGTGTATTTGACTGGAGaggtaatttttgaaaaatattgaaaCTTGGGTACTGATTCTGTAATTTGTTGAAAGTGCTGGATAATGATAAATGATTATAAAGGCTGTTAGCATTCATATGCATTGGTTTTTAGCTGTTTTGATCTAAAgcgttttttttgttacaaaaaaaaagaaagaaaaaagataaaGCGTTTTTGTATTGTAGGAATCATGTCGAGAAGTTGAAGCTATAATAAGCTTGATGAAACCAGAGGTTATTCTTCTTTACATTGTCAACTCTTTAATATtatcattctctctctctctctaattaaGTATGTAGCTGATGAATTTGCAGGTCGTCTTTGTGGAGTTGTGTTCAAGTCGATTATCTATTCTCACTCCTGCTTTGAAGGTTTTGCTCCACATAGCATCTCCACTTTTAGTTTAACACTGGACTATATtgtgcatcatcatcatcttccccTTCTTTTGCTTGAAGATGTCCAAGTTTTTTCTTCTAATGGGAATCATTGTCTAGAGAATGTACTTAAGTTGCGccatgtttttggtttttccaGATTCCGACGGTGCCGGAGATGATAGACATGTGGAAGAAGAACCATAACGCATTCGGAATAGCGTACGGATGGTTTCTTGCACAGGCATGCATGCTTCCTCGGTTAATATCTTCTTTGATGGTGGCTTAAATGTTTTCATACCATTAGTTTAAATCCTTTTGCGTATATATGTTAGGTCGCCAGCAAGCTTGATGTATTACCTGGTGCCGAGTTTCGTGTGGCGTATGAAGAGGCACACACATATGGTGGCAAGGTGATTCTAGGTGATCGTCCTGTACAGGTGAATTTGTTGATAGTCTTAAACCTTTCTCTTAAGGAGTGTTATGCATTGGTTTTCAATCAGTTTTTTCTTTCCTTGGGTTTTGTTTAAGCAGATCACGTTGAAGAGAACGTGGGCTAAGATGCCTCTATGGCACAAAGTAAAGTTCTTGTACGGCTTAGTGTTTCAACCTGTCTTTCTCCCTAGCCCTGAGGAACTTAAGAAGATGGTAAGAAAGTCTTTGCTACAAAGCTTTTGCGAGTATAAATATTGAGTTAGTGTTGATTAAATTGTTTGGTCTTTTAGCTAAAAGCTATGAACAATGTGGATATGCTGACGTTGGTGATTCAAGAAATGAGCAAGGAGTTTCCATCTCTCATGGATACACTTGTGCATGAGCGTGATACGTTAGTATTGTATTCCTCTCTCTCTATGTCTCTCCTAAAGTCCTAAGCACCATCATGATGATcataccaaatttttttatattatgtaactCAGGTACATGGCATGTATGTTATCAAGAGTTGCAAGTGAGCATAGCTCGGTCGTGGCAGTTGTTGGTAGAGGGCATCTTCAAGGGATCAAGAAGAACTGGAACCAACCTATAAAGGTTAGTCACAGTCTTTTCAGTCTAGACATAACAGATGCTGAGCTAATCGTTATTGTGCTAATGGTATTTGCAGATGAAGGATCTGTTGGAGATACCGAAGAATGAATCAAAATATACAGCTAAGTATGTTCTCAAGTCGCTGACGGTTGCTGTCGTCGGGATAGCTATAGGCTCACGCTTGTATCTTTCCACCAGAAGTTGAGTTACCTTCAAGGCAGAGAGAGTTTCTCAGGAGGGCAATAAAAATTAGGCCAAGTGTTATGATTATATAGATTTTTAGTAACTATTGTCatgatatattatttatttttggtttagcGGTTGAAATCATTTCATAAAAAtctagaaataaaaaaaaatctctcctCTCCCATGTCTCCTCCAGTCTACTActactttttaaaaatctcgAATTCTTTACCTGAATCATTTTTGTTCTAGGGCATAAAATATGAAACCAAAAACTAGAACCAATTCAAAATAACCTGGTTTGGTTTTGCATATGGCCAAATTCGCCAATGTTTGCACaagtacaattttatttttcttagaggtttgaatatttttttaaggttTTGGATATTTCGCGTAATAATTATCATTCCTAAATGAATCCAAATTCCTTGGATTTAGTCAGTATTAGTTCAGAGTTTCCCTATTTTTGGGGCTATTCctgaatttgagttttttttcatGAAAATCGAAATAGTCATATGTTAAAACAGATTTTCTTTACACAAAAGatccataaataaaaacaaattgtcttgtttgttaactttttttttcctaaccTTTCTCATTGTAACTTGTAAGCAGTTCTATATTATACTGGTTTTCATGCGGATGTAGACGAGTATTAGTTCAGAGTTGCTCAAAAGAAGAAACTAAACAGATCATAAATTTTCATTAAGCTGTTTACTTGTAGAACAAGAAACATTATGACAAGACAATCACAAAggaaaagtaaacaaaaaatgGAATGGttaaacaaatcaaatcaaGAAACTATATCCATTTCATTCTCTCCTtctcttgctttcttttttccATCTTCAACATTATCATCATCCTTTGTTTCttctccattcttctcttcttcttcgccaTTCTTCATAGCTATATCTTTCTCTTCACCCTTtgcatcttcatcttcttctttgtttcctCTTTTACTCTCTGCTTCCGATGAAAGCTCCTCTACAGATGCATTATCTCCTCTTCCTTGTGATTTCTCCTCCTTGTAAACCAAATCAGGATGCTTAAAGAACAAATACATATGAGCATCTTCTTTGACTCCTAAATCTATCAGCTTcatttcatcttcatcatccttAACCAATCTTCTACTCTCCTCTTCATCCTCGACCACAAGTATCAAACGCTTCACCGATAGTTTCACCTCCGTTGCAATCCTCTCCTTTAGTTCCTTCACCGTCGCATTTTCACTCACCTCAGCATCTATAAATGTACCCGTTATTACCTCCACATTTACCTTCATTGCTTCAACACTCTCTCCACCAAAATCTTGTGGTTTTGATTGTTACGACAAAGATTCATTTCTTCTTTGTATGTTCACTTTTGTGATttaccatctctctctctttatttttgatttttaatttcaagATATTGTTTTGTATGAGAAAACATGAACTAACCAAACACAAACTCATGCTATTTTCGTTTTCggatattttgtttaattttgtgGTAATTAGTACTATCTTGTTTTAATCTTGTTGCGGATATATTGCAACGAGgggttttaatatattttgactGAGTAGCATTCTTAAACAAATTCTCTCCTCAAAGTTAGGGAACTAATTAACAAAGTCGTTATGATTTTACGACTTGAATTAAAGCTACACAACGTAAATTACACACAAAGCAAGACAACAAGATAAGCAATGAACAAgtatatataacaaaacaatTAACAATAACTAGGAGTTAACTCGCGCTACGCGCGGagctattttgatttttaaatgttaacaatatagttattcatttgGACGTTGTAttctgaacaacaacaaaattataaattgtatgtttgtgtgaatagtaatttctttagaaaaacagaaaactatatatttttcatatatatgtttcatatagttttccattttttatattatatatttacttattatttaaattttcttaatttgtagGGCAACTCTTTCAAatagtcgtttttaaatttttgtcaaaaatagTCATCAATAaggaaatgaccaaaataacccattttattttgaaaattttaatatttcttttttatttttcaaactttGAAATCATATCCACAAAACTCCACCccataactctaaaccctaagtctagtttATTTAACCTTATAACATAGATGTATTTTAActctttaataaatgtttaatttagtttttctattttttatattgtatatttacttactatttatcttctcttattttgtatagttatttattataaatttcttgcttttatatcaatcataatattatgatatatatttaatataatattttatttcttatatactatatttacttattatttattttttcttatattttatatttacttattatagtatataacatttatatatgattaatattactaacaataatattaaaatattacataatattaaattataaatctattataatattagaataaaaataaaatatcataataatatttcttattatttatttttatactaatatttttatgtcttttttttacatcaatcatctacaaactcatgctgactctgtaaaccaaacccgTAACTTtgtccatgtgaacgacgaaagacggttgtttcctagcactgcgtgctaagctatccgcctttTGATTTTCTGTCTGAGGTACATGAACGATCTCTGAGTTTAGAAAGCTTATTTTCAGCAGTTTAATGTCTTCCTGATAATTGTCAaacgctggccattcttctggttccgaaaccatctttatCAATTGAGAACAATATGTAACAAATGTGACCTGAAATTACCGTAAattcctcatgcattccattaCCCATATTAGCGCTTCTACCTCCGAATGAAGAAGTGAAAGACTTGCCCGGACATTCCGTGCCGCTAGCAATACATCAAAACCCGCTAAAGTGATGTATTAGCCTTGTCCTGAGAATTGTTCTTTATCTTTCCATGAGCAATCTATGAAACACCATTTTCTTGGTATTGTTGGTACAATTCTTTCATGTACTTGATTTGCAACCCTCTGATTATTTGTTACAAGTGCATGcgcccaaagtgttgattcttAATCCCGGTAGTTTAAGCGTATCTCTTGGATCAACATCCAAATTGCTAAAAACTTTGTTGTTTCGatctttccaaatataccataatatccacgcAAAACAGTGATCCACCATTTTTGgattaactctccaaaaaagatgatccatatttttatgtcttatagtctatatttactaattatttatttaatatacatttttcggatagatgtttaatttagtttttccagttctaatattgtatatttacttattttgtatttttccttatactgtatatttacttattctaatattacggtagatgtttaatataatacttgtatttcttatatggtatatttacttattatttattttactatacattttttcagagatatgtttaatttagtcttttcatttcttaattgtattttaccttttttcttatactataaatttacttattctaattttcttgtttttatatcaaatgataatattatgatagatgtttaatgtgataaaaaatattatcttatattctatgcttatttttattatattgtatatttacttacaaaaatatttgaaaataataaaatgttaaactatacattttcagatagtttttttatttcttatattgtatatttatttatctaatttttttgttttatatcaaatcataacattacgatagatgtttaatgtaatatttctatatcttatattatatattcacttattatttacattattatatattttcagataaaggtttaatgtatttttgtatttttatattgtatatttacttataattttttttttttatatttactttttctaatattataattgatgtttagtgtaatatttttataatgtaaatttacttttatttatttaactttacatttttcagatatatgtttaatttagtttttccattttttatattgtgtatttacttaatgtttatcttttcttatttttatttttataccatgataatattacgatatatatttaatgtaatatttttatttcttatatactatatttacttattatttatttttcttatcttttatatttatttattctattaataagataatgtttaatacgatattgtttagtataatatttcaatttcttatattttgtatttagttattattttatagatgtttaatttagtttttcatttctcaattgtatatttacttattatatttttttttgtttttatatcaaatgataatattatgatagatgtttaatgtaatatttgtatttattatattgtatatttacttattatttagttttcctcatattgtatatttactttttattgtttaatgcaatgtttctatttcttatattgtttatttacttattatatattttttcttatattgcaaatttacatattatttattttctattttttaaataataatgtcaCATGtcatattttcgaaaattaggaatattaaaatgtaaaactatattttatgccacgtgtcatctttcgggagaaattttttttgctgatgtggacgctctatggagcctcaaaagatcatttttattagtatagatttagtgtaatatttttataatgtaaattaacTTTTATTTACTTAACTTTACacttttcagatatatgtttaatttagtttttccattttttatattgtgtatttacttaatgtttatcttttcttatttttatttttataccatgataatattacgatatatatttaatttaatatttttatttcatatatactatatttacttattatttatttttcttatcttttatatttacttattctattaataagataatgtttaatacgataatgtttagtataatatttcgatttcttatattttgtatttagttattattttatagatgtttaatttagtttttcatttctcaattgtatatttacttattctattttttttatatcaaatgataatattatgatagatgtttaagggctttttgcagaattgacctataacttaaagtcaaacacaaaactaacctcctttttttttgaaaattggttttgccctattcaccccacaagttcatataatttacgaaaatgccatcaattttatttttcttttttttttcgaaaatgacatttttactctctcaccctcatcattttcaagtaattacaagattgccattgtcatcaataccacaaccaccatgaacaaccaactTGAaactcttaatgctcccaaaattgatttacccttcttctttttccattattgtgaactaaacacaacatatctctcactttctctccacaatgagctaaaaaaaacccaagattttgattctaatttttttatggttcatagagtcatagaagctaactattctgggtgggttactttcgtttgtgattctgtgtgcttggagaagccatatgtatgctaaggaacttatctcaccaatttaaggtatgacatcgagtttttttccagatctgttcgtcagacgacttacttgggaagtcgtctggctgtagacaacttacctggaagtcgtctggtcaacgcagaggttatttttgcaattgactttgaaatctgtaacctgagacgactgaaagttaagccgtctgtttttgtttggtttcaaaaaaatttccaaagaacctagacgacttacatttcagtcgtctggcgaaaattaaaataataatatttttttaaaagtagacgacttacagttaagtcgtcataggttagttttgcaattgaaaaaaaaacttcaagatttaattatatacagacgacttataattcagtcgtccacgagacgactgaaatgtaagtcgtccaggattttgtcaaacttctgaaataatccagtcagatgcaaaactaacctatgacgactaaaatgtaagtcgtctagcttttatggagtttttttttagccaaCTTATttttagtagacgacttatttttcagtcgtccgaaataacagatttcaaagtcaattgcaaaaataacctctgcgttgaccagacgacgtatagtttagtcgtctggacaacttagattgaagtcgtctacgtcttctccgctagttattaagtcttctacgttagtttttgaataacttgtatttttaagagtgataagtaacttcaagatatgtaaaacgcatatttacaaaatatgttttctcccttagttttactaaatttgactaagtttttcaacgtaaacttataataaaatatgatatgctttgactagttactattgtttgtttccatctcttaagtattattgttatagacaataatgatgactattgttatgagttggaagaacggttaaaatgcttcttaaaatgttgtatcaatataaagctaccaacattcttgtttattaagatgagaaaaaggccattggagtttattattgcatatgagagatccaaagataagaaaaaggctactgacgtctattatttcattgatttgtaaatgtgtaaacaaattgttagcacatttaatacatcttggaaaacattattactgattttacaaaaaattcacaactaaaagagtagacatgcaattcacaaaacagaccacaaacaaaactattatagatcattcctctacaaagacaagcttggatttcacttgagtagacaagaccacacgacttttaagaagtccagacgacttctaagaagtccagacgacttctaagaagtccagacgacttccaggaagttcagacgactttgtcagaagacttttaggaagttcagacgacttccagatgactttacaggaagtccagacgactttacaggaagtccagacgactttacaggaagtccagacgactttgtcagaagacttccaagaagtccagacgacttccagacgacttccagacgactaacaggtaagtcgtcccagaa
The window above is part of the Brassica napus cultivar Da-Ae chromosome C3, Da-Ae, whole genome shotgun sequence genome. Proteins encoded here:
- the LOC106383869 gene encoding glutamic acid-rich protein, whose protein sequence is MKVNVEVITGTFIDAEVSENATVKELKERIATEVKLSVKRLILVVEDEEESRRLVKDDEDEMKLIDLGVKEDAHMYLFFKHPDLVYKEEKSQGRGDNASVEELSSEAESKRGNKEEDEDAKGEEKDIAMKNGEEEEKNGEETKDDDNVEDGKKKAREGENEMDIVS
- the LOC106383870 gene encoding traB domain-containing protein, producing MEPTTSILLEPKAVAHVDDHSHNIVNVDKEEDEHSDSGSLITGVVSVGDASDDDDGDFAVETTKLELPEEYAESVMVLTCDSTAEGGSCHVYLIGTAHVSEESCREVEAIISLMKPEVVFVELCSSRLSILTPALKIPTVPEMIDMWKKNHNAFGIAYGWFLAQVASKLDVLPGAEFRVAYEEAHTYGGKVILGDRPVQITLKRTWAKMPLWHKVKFLYGLVFQPVFLPSPEELKKMLKAMNNVDMLTLVIQEMSKEFPSLMDTLVHERDTYMACMLSRVASEHSSVVAVVGRGHLQGIKKNWNQPIKMKDLLEIPKNESKYTAKYVLKSLTVAVVGIAIGSRLYLSTRS